The proteins below are encoded in one region of Lactuca sativa cultivar Salinas chromosome 3, Lsat_Salinas_v11, whole genome shotgun sequence:
- the LOC111920755 gene encoding stress-response A/B barrel domain-containing protein UP3: MVSGLNSLASLNLTLHLSFGQLLHSRSSSLTFTHMLHSRYRSKEDLREYVVHHEHIRIVNENKPIIDDVMAVDWMSNGASVSLKPGSAMRVTFLKLKGNLGENEKARVLEVIGGIKDQFQAIEQLSLGENFSHERVKGFTIASIVVLLGQADLAALDSNLEGVNSQEEKAGDSIERVVVVDYLTPPPQVANL; this comes from the coding sequence ATGGTGAGTGGACTCAACAGCTTAGCATCACTCAACCTCACCCTCCACCTCTCCTTCGGACAACTCCTTCACTCTCGTTCATCGTCGCTTACCTTCACTCACATGCTTCACAGTCGGTACAGATCAAAGGAGGATCTCCGGGAGTACGTGGTGCATCATGAGCACATTCGCATCGTCAACGAGAATAAACCGATCATTGATGATGTCATGGCCGTTGATTGGATGTCTAATGGTGCTAGTGTCTCACTGAAGCCAGGGTCGGCGATGAGAGTTACATTTCTGAAGTTGAAGGGGAATTTAGGGGAAAATGAGAAAGCTAGGGTTTTGGAAGTGATTGGAGGAATTAAAGATCAGTTTCAAGCGATTGAACAACTAAGTTTGGGTGAGAATTTCTCTCATGAAAGGGTGAAAGGGTTTACGATCGCTTCAATTGTTGTTTTGCTTGGGCAAGCTGATTTGGCGGCACTGGATTCAAATTTGGAGGGTGTGAACTCGCAGGAGGAGAAAGCGGGTGATTCCATAGAGAGGGTGGTGGTCGTTGATTACCTGACTCCACCTCCGCAGGTGGCTAACCTCTAA
- the LOC111920811 gene encoding flavonol 3-sulfotransferase: MEGIYKTLPQHTYSWSQGRATFYKYQGFWNVQNFPEKTILAQSYQAQPSDILLCSCPKTGTTWLKALSFAILTREKFDHASASPLLTTLPHDCVLFLENHLAKIKENPSDLPLLATHLPYSSLPKSVIASNCKIVYIYRNIKDVLVSYYHFVRELVNLSVEDAPFEEAFDDFCQGISSFGPYWDHILEYWKASQERPDRFLFLKYEDLKKDASCNVKQLAEFLGCPFSVEEEKAGVLENIINLCSFDSLSNLEVNKSGMYQADEVSGVEHRLFFRKAKDGDWENYFTDEMKEKIDKLIDEKMSGTGLVLK, encoded by the coding sequence ATGGAAGGGATCTACAAAACACTTCCTCAACACACGTATAGTTGGTCGCAAGGCAGAGCGACCTTCTACAAGTATCAAGGCTTCTGGAACGTTCAAAATTTCCCTGAAAAAACAATTTTGGCTCAAAGCTATCAGGCACAACCAAGTGACATACTATTGTGCAGTTGCCCCAAAACTGGCACAACTTGGCTGAAAGCCTTGAGTTTTGCCATTTTAACCCGTGAAAAGTTTGATCATGCATCAGCCAGCCCTTTGCTAACAACCTTGCCTCATGATTGCGTCCTGTTTCTAGAGAACCACCttgcaaaaatcaaagaaaacccTTCGGATCTCCCCCTACTGGCTACGCACCTTCCTTATTCTTCTTTGCCAAAATCAGTCATAGCTTCAAACTGCAAGATTGTTTACATATACCGAAACATAAAAGACGTCCTAGTTTCCTACTATCATTTTGTTCGAGAACTAGTAAACTTGTCTGTTGAAGATGCGCCATTTGAGGAGGCGTTTGACGATTTTTGTCAGGGCATTTCATCTTTTGGACCCTACTGGGATCATATCCTGGAATACTGGAAAGCAAGCCAGGAAAGGCCAGACAGATTTCTTTTCTTGAAATATGAGGATTTGAAAAAGGATGCTTCATGCAATGTGAAACAGCTTGCGGAGTTTTTAGGATGTCCTTTCTCGGTTGAAGAAGAGAAAGCAGGCGTGCTTGAGAACATTATAAATCTGTGCAGTTTTGATAGTCTGAGCAACTTAGAAGTGAATAAAAGCGGGATGTATCAAGCAGATGAAGTTTCTGGTGTAGAACACCGACTCTTTTTCAGGAAGGCCAAGGATGGAGATTGGGAAAACTACTTCACAGATGAGATGAAAGAAAAGATCGACAAACTGATTGATGAAAAAATGAGTGGAACTGGTTTGGTTCTGAAATGA